A single Pygocentrus nattereri isolate fPygNat1 chromosome 28, fPygNat1.pri, whole genome shotgun sequence DNA region contains:
- the slc20a1a gene encoding sodium-dependent phosphate transporter 1-A, whose protein sequence is MESSTLVSLMTVTATTLATEANPSPYLWLLVLGFVIAFILAFSVGANDVANSFGTAVGSGVVTLRQACILATIFETLGAILLGAKVSETIRSGIIDVNMYNGSEAVLMAGSISAMFGSAVWQLVASFLKLPISGTHCIVGATIGFSMVARGHQGVRWLELLRIVSSWFLSPLLSGIMSAILFYLVRKFILNKEDSVVNGLRALPIFYAVTMGINLFSIMFSGAPMLGFNRMTWWGMLLSSLGCALLTALVVWFIVCPRLKKKMKGVITSNHGEESMAERITPPDESVKHHVTLQSYSPVPQQTPAVDSTKVAFDIGGSEEADLDSKDFEPKDLDCTNVLNGHAGMAVTQLQGGQFHTVHKDSGIYKDLLHKLHLAKVGDCMGETGDKPIRRNNSYTSYTMAIYGIHGSFKEGEGGRAGEDGEKRRSRVDSYNSYCTAVADGDAGGAGDNLAVDLHDDDSAADPLQEDEMDELEIDKPEVSMLFQFLQILTACFGSFAHGGNDVSNAIGPLIALWLVYKSVSVASNAPTPIWLLLYGGVGICTGLWVWGRRVIQTMGKDLTPITPSSGFSIELASAVTVVVASNIGLPVSTTHCKVGSVVAVGWLRSRKSVDWRLFRNIFIAWFVTVPISGLISAAIMALFYYAILPVT, encoded by the exons ATGGAATCCAGTACATTAGTATCCTTAATGACTGTTACTGCGACAACCTTGGCTACAGAGGCTAACCCGTCTCCGTATTTATGGCTGTTGGTTTTGGGCTTCGTCATTGCTTTTATCCTGGCTTTCTCTGTGGGAGCCAACGATGTGGCTAACTCATTCGGCACAGCCGTGGGTTCTGGAGTGGTGACGCTGCGTCAGGCTTGCATCCTCGCTACCATCTTCGAGACCCTAGGCGCTATACTTCTGGGGGCCAAAGTCAGTGAGACCATTCGGTCGGGCATCATCGACGTTAACATGTACAACGGATCTGAGGCAGTACTGATGGCTGGCTCCATCAGCGCCATGTTTG GGTCTGCTGTTTGGCAGTTGGTGGCGTCATTTTTGAAGCTCCCTATCTCTGGAACACACTGTATCGTTGGAGCCACTATCGGTTTTTCTATGGTTGCTCGGGGTCATCAAGGGGTCAGATGGCTGGAACTGCTTCGAATTG TGTCTTCTTGGTTCCTCTCCCCGCTGCTGTCAGGCATCATGTCTGCTATTCTCTTTTACTTGGTCCGCAAGTTCATCCTAAATAAG gaGGACTCCGTGGTTAATGGTTTAAGAGCCCTTCCAATCTTCTATGCCGTTACCATGGGGATTAATCTATTCTCCATTATGTTCTCTGGAGCCCCAA TGCTGGGATTCAACAGGATGACATGGTGGGGCATGCTTCTCTCCTCGCTGGGTTGTGCTCTCCTCACTGCCTTGGTGGTGTGGTTTATTGTGTGTCCTCGCTTAAAGAAGAAGATGAAAG GTGTAATTACATCAAACCATGGTGAAGAGTCAATGGCTGAGAGAATCACCCCCCCAGATGAGTCAGTGAAACATCATGTAACACTCCAGTCCTACTCCCCTGTTCCCCAGCAGACACCTGCTGTGGACAGCACCAAAGTGGCCTTTGACATTGGAGGCTCTGAAGAAGCTGACCTTGACAGCAAAGACTTTGAACCCAAAGACCTGGATTGCACGAACG TGCTAAATGGACATGCAGGAATGGCAGTCACGCAGCTGCAGGGGGGCCAGTTCCACACAGTGCACAAAGACTCTGGCATCTACAAAGACTTGTTACACAAACTGCATCTAGCCAAGGTGGGAGACTGCATGGGTGAGACCGGTGACAAGCCTATCCGAAGAAACAACAGCTACACTTCCTATACTATGGCCATCTACGGCATCCATGGATCCTTCAAGGAGGGTGAGGGAGGTCGCGCTGGAGAGGATGGCGAGAAACGGCGTTCGCGCGTGGACAGTTACAACAGTTATTGTACAGCTGTAGCAGATGGAGATGCAGGTGGTGCCGGTGACAATCTGGCTGTAGATTTGCACGATGATGACAGTGCAGCGGACCCCCTGCAGGAAGACGAGATGGACGAGCTGGAGATCGACAAGCCGGAGGTATCCATGCTCTTCCAGTTCCTGCAAATTCTCACTGCCTGCTTTGGATCCTTTGCGCATGGAGGCAATGATGTCAG CAATGCAATAGGTCCCTTGATAGCTCTCTGGCTAGTATATAAAAGTGTCTCTGTAGCATCTAATGCCCCAACACCCATCTGGCTGCTCCTCTATGGGGGAGTGGGCATCTGCACTGGGCTGTGGGTTTGGGGCCGGAGAGTCATACAAACTATGGGCAAAGACCTGACCCCAATTACACCATCCAG TGGATTCAGTATTGAGCTGGCCTCTGCTGTAACAGTAGTAGTTGCTTCCAACATTGGACTCCCAGTCAGCACCACTCATTGCAAG GTTGGATCTGTTGTGGCTGTGGGCTGGCTTCGCTCCAGGAAATCTGTTGACTGGCGTCTGTTTCGAAATATTTTCATTGCCTGGTTTGTGACTGTGCCAATTTCTGGTCTTATCAGCGCTGCCATTATGGCGCTATTCTATTATGCTATTTTGCCTGTAACCTAA